A single window of Achromobacter xylosoxidans DNA harbors:
- a CDS encoding siderophore ABC transporter substrate-binding protein — protein sequence MTMNQAQAGRAGRWLARATAALALGAASALSVAQTMPVKHARGETAVPSNPAKTVVLDLAVLDTLHALGVDVTGVPSAAKLPPQLAQYADKRYLKVGSMFEPNYEVIHAAQPQVIFVAGRSAPKYDELAKLAPTVDLTVNAKDLVGSVTRNTETLAAIYGKQAVAKEKLDALRASIAALHGQAAKAGSALIVLTTGGKMSAYGPGSRFGVIHDAFGFAPAAKDLNVSNHGQAISFEFIAQTDPDWLFVIDRDAAIGREGTSAQRMLDNDLIRPTKAWKQQRVVYLNGYNWYLLGSAGLSAMQQNVDDIARALSAAKPAVK from the coding sequence ATGACGATGAATCAAGCACAAGCAGGACGCGCCGGCCGCTGGCTGGCGCGCGCCACCGCGGCCCTGGCCCTGGGCGCGGCCAGCGCTTTGAGCGTGGCCCAGACCATGCCGGTCAAGCATGCGCGCGGCGAGACCGCCGTGCCGTCCAACCCGGCCAAGACCGTGGTGCTGGACCTGGCGGTGCTCGACACGCTGCATGCGCTGGGTGTCGACGTGACCGGCGTGCCCAGCGCCGCCAAGCTGCCGCCGCAGCTGGCGCAGTATGCCGACAAGCGCTACCTGAAGGTCGGCAGCATGTTCGAGCCCAACTACGAAGTGATCCACGCGGCCCAGCCGCAGGTCATCTTCGTGGCCGGGCGCTCGGCGCCCAAGTACGACGAGCTGGCCAAGCTGGCGCCCACGGTCGACCTGACGGTCAACGCCAAGGACCTGGTCGGCAGCGTCACGCGCAACACGGAAACGCTGGCCGCCATCTACGGCAAGCAGGCCGTGGCCAAGGAAAAGCTCGACGCCCTGCGCGCCTCGATCGCGGCGCTGCATGGCCAGGCGGCCAAGGCCGGCAGCGCGCTGATCGTGCTGACCACCGGCGGCAAGATGAGTGCCTACGGCCCCGGCTCGCGTTTCGGCGTGATCCACGACGCCTTCGGCTTTGCGCCGGCCGCCAAGGACCTGAACGTGTCGAACCACGGCCAGGCGATCTCGTTCGAGTTCATCGCCCAGACCGATCCCGACTGGCTGTTCGTGATCGATCGCGACGCCGCCATCGGCCGCGAAGGCACTTCGGCCCAGCGCATGCTGGACAACGACCTGATCCGTCCGACCAAGGCCTGGAAGCAGCAGCGCGTGGTCTACCTGAACGGCTACAACTGGTACCTGCTGGGCAGTGCCGGCCTGAGCGCCATGCAGCAGAACGTGGACGATATCGCCCGCGCGCTGTCTGCCGCCAAGCCCGCGGTCAAGTAA
- a CDS encoding ligand-gated channel protein, translating into MSSNDLAARRAFGPRTRLAVALCATGLATGHPAWAQLAASADPKKLDTVVVTASGYEQQIQDAPASISVITRQDLEKKFYRDVTDALVEVPGVVVTGGGDRQDISLRGMGPKYTLILIDGKRQNSRETRTNSDSSGVEGGWTPPISAIERIEVVRGPMSSLYGSDAMGGVINIITRKVPNEWGGEIRMDTTIQESSKSGDIYQGNFYLAGPIKNDLLGLQIYGQATQRDEDRIIDGYRKRNATNITAKLALTPNRDHDIVLEATSSRQKYENTLGKTVAPLAPGVACPRNGCPASSETDYRSNKWALSHTGRWGWAVSDSYVQQEEFDNRSRQMKIKNLDLQTSWTLPLGSHMLTLGGTYLTQRLTDQTGNQLAGGPSKVERYQWALFAEDEWRLAESFALTGGLRMDQDENFGSHFSPRLYGVWHMAERWTLKGGVSTGFRAPDLRQTVAGWGQVSRGGNMYGNPDLTPEKSVTQELGLLYDDGEGFNAGLTLFNNNFKDKITRVACPLSQCTDGPNQFGSNPTTYMNVDKAVSRGVEANLKLPLGRDWSLTSSYTFTKSEQKSGQYQGQPLNQLPKHLFTTTVNWQASDALEAWARLNYRGKESQPITGPSSTSLVAPSYTFVDLGGSYAVNKKVSVYAGIYNLFDKQVGYDDYGYVEDGRRYWLGVGVKF; encoded by the coding sequence ATGAGCAGCAACGATCTGGCCGCGCGCCGCGCATTCGGCCCGCGTACCCGCCTGGCTGTCGCCCTGTGCGCCACCGGCCTTGCCACCGGTCATCCGGCCTGGGCGCAATTGGCCGCGTCGGCCGACCCCAAGAAGCTGGATACCGTGGTGGTCACGGCCAGCGGCTACGAGCAGCAGATCCAGGACGCGCCTGCCTCGATCAGCGTGATCACGCGCCAGGATCTGGAAAAGAAGTTCTACCGCGACGTCACCGACGCGCTGGTCGAAGTGCCGGGCGTGGTGGTCACGGGCGGCGGCGACCGCCAGGACATCAGCCTGCGCGGCATGGGCCCGAAGTACACGCTGATCCTGATCGACGGCAAGCGCCAGAATTCGCGCGAAACCCGCACCAACTCCGACTCCAGCGGCGTCGAAGGCGGCTGGACGCCGCCGATCTCGGCCATCGAGCGCATCGAGGTGGTGCGCGGGCCGATGTCGTCGCTGTATGGTTCCGACGCCATGGGCGGGGTGATCAACATCATCACCCGCAAGGTGCCCAACGAGTGGGGCGGTGAAATCCGCATGGACACCACCATCCAGGAAAGCAGCAAGTCCGGCGACATCTACCAGGGCAACTTCTACCTGGCGGGCCCGATCAAGAACGACCTGCTGGGCCTGCAGATCTACGGCCAGGCGACCCAGCGCGACGAAGACAGGATCATCGACGGCTACCGCAAGCGCAATGCCACCAACATCACGGCCAAGTTGGCGCTCACGCCCAACCGCGATCACGACATCGTGCTGGAAGCCACTTCCAGCCGCCAGAAGTACGAGAACACGCTGGGCAAGACCGTCGCGCCGCTGGCTCCCGGCGTGGCGTGCCCACGCAACGGCTGCCCGGCCTCGTCGGAAACCGATTACCGCAGCAACAAGTGGGCGTTGTCGCATACCGGCCGCTGGGGTTGGGCCGTGTCCGACAGCTACGTGCAGCAGGAAGAGTTCGACAACCGCTCGCGCCAGATGAAGATCAAGAACCTGGACCTGCAGACCAGCTGGACGCTGCCGCTCGGTTCGCACATGCTGACGCTGGGCGGCACCTACCTGACGCAGCGCCTGACCGACCAGACCGGCAACCAATTGGCCGGCGGCCCCAGCAAGGTGGAGCGCTACCAGTGGGCGCTGTTCGCCGAGGACGAATGGCGCCTGGCCGAGAGCTTCGCGCTGACCGGCGGCCTGCGCATGGACCAGGACGAGAACTTCGGCAGCCATTTCAGTCCGCGCCTGTACGGCGTGTGGCACATGGCCGAACGCTGGACCCTGAAGGGCGGCGTGTCCACCGGTTTCCGCGCGCCCGACCTGCGCCAGACCGTGGCCGGCTGGGGCCAGGTCAGCCGCGGCGGCAACATGTACGGCAACCCCGACCTGACGCCCGAGAAGTCGGTGACCCAGGAACTCGGCCTGCTGTATGACGACGGCGAGGGCTTCAATGCCGGCCTGACCCTGTTCAACAACAACTTCAAGGACAAGATCACGCGCGTCGCGTGCCCGCTGTCGCAGTGCACCGATGGCCCCAACCAGTTCGGCTCCAACCCCACCACCTACATGAACGTGGACAAGGCGGTGTCGCGCGGCGTCGAGGCCAACCTGAAGCTGCCGCTGGGCCGTGACTGGTCGCTGACTAGCAGCTACACCTTCACCAAGTCGGAACAGAAGTCCGGCCAGTACCAGGGCCAGCCGCTGAACCAGCTGCCCAAGCACCTGTTCACCACCACGGTCAACTGGCAGGCTTCCGACGCGCTCGAAGCGTGGGCGCGCCTGAATTACCGCGGCAAGGAAAGCCAGCCGATCACTGGCCCGTCCTCGACCTCGCTGGTGGCGCCGTCGTACACCTTCGTCGACTTGGGCGGCTCGTATGCCGTGAACAAGAAGGTGTCGGTCTACGCCGGCATCTACAACCTGTTCGACAAGCAGGTCGGCTACGACGACTACGGCTACGTCGAAGACGGCCGCCGCTACTGGCTGGGCGTGGGCGTGAAGTTCTGA
- a CDS encoding response regulator transcription factor yields the protein MATRRILLIDDDVDLALMLREYLEPTHIELTLAHNSAQGLPLAMQECFDLVLLDLMLPDGNGLDLLRHMRRHSRRPVIMFTAHGGETDRVLGLELGADDYLTKPFGPRELKARIGAVLRRFEEKPEPAPPELSVGALSLDAASGRARLGAQEVLLTGAEQRILEVLMRTPGQVVPREQISLYALGRAADRYDRSIDTHISSLRRKLQLDQAGDAPAIRNLRGLGYVLAGAA from the coding sequence ATGGCAACGCGCCGCATCCTGTTGATCGACGACGACGTCGACCTGGCATTGATGCTGCGCGAGTACCTAGAGCCCACCCACATCGAACTGACGCTGGCGCACAACAGCGCCCAAGGTCTGCCGCTTGCAATGCAGGAATGCTTCGATCTGGTGCTGCTCGACCTGATGCTTCCCGACGGCAACGGCCTCGATCTGCTGCGCCATATGCGCCGCCATTCGCGCCGTCCCGTCATCATGTTCACCGCCCACGGCGGCGAAACCGATCGGGTGCTGGGACTCGAACTGGGCGCCGACGACTACCTGACCAAGCCCTTCGGCCCGCGTGAGCTCAAGGCCCGCATCGGCGCGGTGCTGCGCCGCTTCGAGGAAAAACCCGAACCCGCCCCGCCCGAACTGAGCGTGGGCGCGCTGTCGCTGGATGCCGCCAGCGGCCGCGCCCGCCTGGGCGCCCAGGAAGTCCTGCTGACCGGCGCCGAGCAACGCATCCTCGAAGTCCTGATGCGCACCCCGGGCCAGGTGGTGCCGCGCGAGCAGATCAGCCTGTATGCGCTGGGCCGCGCCGCCGACCGCTACGACCGCAGCATCGACACCCACATCAGCAGCCTGCGCAGGAAGCTGCAGCTGGACCAGGCCGGCGACGCCCCCGCCATCCGCAACCTGCGCGGACTGGGCTACGTGCTGGCCGGCGCGGCCTGA
- a CDS encoding sensor histidine kinase, whose amino-acid sequence MRWLPVRSLFWRAFLTFWGAMAVIMVCGMMLTAAVAWYRVDSLDGLNPGNLTRDAAQIARREGAEGLRRWVGAMDARYSALKIYIVDTQDRDILERRLPTRLDDWLAAFRASPDHGLIAAIDVPADPDALRVSWWDPQLLVLPDHSELLMLFLPFDSSHWEVLGLTPVTLGLLLFALAVTAPFCWALTRHVAAPLEQLRGAARSLAAGRLDTRTPAALPLRKDELGLLARDFDAMAGRLQALVDTREQLLRNIAHELRSPLARMRLGVELARRKDERQDLQLDRIERECERLDTLVGSTLRLARMGALPQPTATLDLAEVVDEVVQDARFEAGERRIAIAWHRPAPLRIAADRDSLASAIENVLRNALRFAPAGGAIQARLLVDAGEACLEIEDNGPGVPEKELAYLFEPFYQGAPAAGAPAGGAGLGLSIARAAVAAHKGRISARNVAPHGLSVRIELPRVAA is encoded by the coding sequence ATGCGCTGGCTGCCGGTCCGCTCCCTCTTCTGGCGCGCCTTCCTGACCTTCTGGGGCGCGATGGCCGTCATCATGGTCTGCGGCATGATGCTGACCGCGGCGGTCGCCTGGTACCGCGTCGATTCGCTCGACGGCCTGAACCCCGGCAACCTGACGCGCGATGCCGCCCAGATCGCGCGCCGCGAAGGCGCCGAGGGCCTGCGGCGCTGGGTCGGGGCCATGGACGCGCGCTATTCGGCGCTCAAGATCTACATCGTCGACACGCAGGACCGCGACATCCTCGAACGGCGCCTGCCGACCCGCCTGGACGATTGGCTGGCCGCCTTCCGCGCCTCGCCCGATCACGGCCTGATCGCCGCCATCGACGTGCCCGCCGACCCGGACGCGCTGCGCGTATCGTGGTGGGATCCACAGTTGCTGGTGTTGCCGGATCATAGCGAACTGCTGATGCTGTTCCTGCCGTTCGACTCCTCGCACTGGGAGGTGCTAGGCCTGACGCCGGTCACGCTGGGGCTGCTGCTGTTCGCGCTGGCGGTCACGGCGCCCTTCTGCTGGGCCCTGACCCGCCACGTGGCCGCGCCGCTGGAGCAACTGCGGGGCGCGGCCCGCTCGCTGGCCGCCGGCCGGCTGGATACCCGCACGCCGGCGGCGCTGCCGCTGCGCAAGGACGAACTGGGCCTGCTGGCGCGCGACTTCGACGCCATGGCGGGCCGCCTGCAGGCGCTGGTCGATACGCGCGAGCAGCTGCTGCGCAACATCGCCCATGAATTGCGCTCGCCGCTGGCGCGGATGCGCCTGGGCGTCGAACTGGCGCGCCGCAAGGACGAACGCCAGGACCTGCAGCTGGACCGCATCGAACGGGAATGCGAACGGCTGGATACGCTGGTGGGCAGCACCTTGCGGCTGGCGCGCATGGGCGCCCTGCCCCAGCCTACCGCGACCTTGGACCTGGCCGAGGTGGTCGACGAGGTGGTGCAGGATGCGCGCTTCGAGGCCGGCGAACGCCGCATTGCCATCGCCTGGCACCGCCCGGCGCCGCTGCGCATCGCGGCCGACCGCGACAGCCTGGCCAGCGCCATCGAAAACGTGCTGCGCAACGCCCTGCGCTTCGCCCCGGCGGGCGGCGCGATCCAGGCGCGCCTGCTGGTGGACGCCGGCGAGGCCTGCCTGGAAATCGAGGACAACGGCCCCGGCGTTCCGGAAAAGGAACTGGCGTATCTGTTCGAACCGTTCTACCAGGGCGCCCCGGCCGCCGGCGCGCCTGCCGGCGGCGCCGGCCTGGGCCTGAGCATTGCGCGCGCCGCCGTCGCGGCGCACAAGGGCCGGATCTCGGCGCGCAATGTCGCGCCGCATGGCCTGAGCGTGCGCATCGAACTGCCGCGCGTGGCGGCCTGA
- a CDS encoding TatD family hydrolase, with translation MLIDTHCHLDAAEFDADRPEVAAHALDSGVQAIVIPAIERANFAVVRDLAAQVAGGAYALGIHPLYVQRADDADLDALREAIRQALGDPRFVAIGEIGLDFFVPEIASGEPRARQERFYAAQLAMAAEFKLPVLLHVRKSQDILLKYLRRHDRIGGIAHAFNGSAQQAQAFVEQGFALGLGGAMTYERALQIRRHATDVDLRHLVLETDAPDIPPAWLHPPRRRNRPGELARIAQVLAELRGITPAQVAQATTANALRVLPRLSAAILADD, from the coding sequence ATGCTGATCGACACCCATTGCCACCTGGATGCCGCCGAGTTCGATGCCGACCGCCCCGAAGTGGCCGCGCACGCGCTCGACTCCGGCGTGCAGGCCATTGTCATTCCCGCCATCGAACGCGCCAATTTTGCCGTCGTGCGGGACCTTGCCGCACAGGTCGCCGGCGGCGCCTACGCGCTGGGCATCCATCCCCTTTACGTGCAGCGCGCCGATGACGCCGACCTGGACGCCTTGCGCGAGGCCATCCGGCAAGCGCTGGGCGATCCGCGCTTCGTGGCCATCGGCGAGATCGGGCTGGATTTCTTCGTGCCTGAAATCGCTTCGGGCGAGCCGCGCGCGCGCCAGGAGCGTTTCTACGCCGCCCAGTTGGCCATGGCGGCGGAATTCAAGCTGCCGGTGCTGCTGCACGTGCGCAAGTCGCAGGACATCCTGCTCAAGTACCTGCGGCGCCACGACCGTATCGGCGGCATCGCGCACGCCTTCAACGGCAGCGCGCAGCAGGCCCAGGCCTTTGTCGAACAGGGCTTCGCGCTGGGGCTGGGCGGCGCCATGACCTACGAGCGGGCGCTGCAGATCCGCCGCCACGCCACCGACGTCGACCTGCGCCACCTGGTGCTGGAGACCGACGCGCCGGACATCCCGCCGGCCTGGCTGCACCCGCCGCGGCGGCGCAACCGGCCGGGCGAGTTGGCGCGCATTGCCCAGGTGCTGGCCGAACTGCGCGGAATCACGCCGGCGCAGGTGGCGCAGGCGACCACGGCCAATGCCTTGCGGGTATTGCCGCGGCTGTCGGCAGCGATCCTGGCGGACGACTGA
- a CDS encoding ABC transporter ATP-binding protein, with the protein MIDSLSPALQADDLVKIYDEGPARIEVLSNVSLSVARGEMVAIVGASGSGKSTLLHILGLLDVPTSGSVAVDGQLAVGLSEAKKSQVRNRSLGFVYQFHHLLPEFSALDNVAMPLIVRRENRDKARAAAREVLGLVGLAAREGHFPGQLSGGERQRVALARALVTRPVCVLADEPTGNLDRHTAHNMFELLTRVNRESGTAFAIVTHDPELAARADRQLLMENGRLVSG; encoded by the coding sequence ATGATTGATTCCCTTTCCCCGGCACTGCAGGCCGATGATCTCGTCAAGATCTACGACGAGGGTCCGGCCCGCATCGAGGTGCTGAGCAACGTCAGCCTGAGCGTGGCGCGCGGCGAGATGGTCGCCATCGTCGGCGCGTCCGGCTCCGGCAAGAGCACCCTGCTGCACATCCTGGGCCTGCTGGACGTGCCCACCAGCGGCTCGGTCGCGGTCGATGGGCAACTGGCCGTCGGCCTTTCCGAAGCGAAGAAGAGCCAGGTGCGCAACCGCAGCCTGGGCTTCGTCTACCAGTTCCACCATCTGTTGCCGGAATTCTCGGCGCTGGACAACGTGGCCATGCCGCTGATCGTGCGGCGCGAGAACCGCGACAAGGCCCGCGCGGCGGCGCGCGAGGTGCTGGGCCTGGTGGGCCTGGCGGCGCGCGAAGGCCACTTCCCCGGCCAGCTGTCGGGCGGCGAGCGCCAGCGCGTGGCGCTGGCGCGCGCGCTGGTGACGCGGCCGGTCTGCGTGCTGGCCGACGAGCCCACCGGCAACCTCGACCGCCACACCGCCCACAACATGTTCGAGCTGCTGACCCGCGTCAACCGCGAGTCGGGCACGGCGTTTGCGATCGTCACCCACGATCCCGAGCTGGCGGCGCGCGCCGATCGCCAGCTGCTGATGGAAAACGGCCGGCTGGTCTCGGGCTGA
- a CDS encoding lipoprotein-releasing ABC transporter permease subunit — translation MARIRQRRGRRDRFISFIAASSMAGIALGVAALIVVLSVMNGFQKEVRDRMLSVLPHIELYIPGAAPERVLEQWQQFADAAKRNPEVKAGAPFVAAQGMLVRGQALRGVQVRGIDPATEGNVSDLPRQMVSGKLADLKPGGFGVVLGNELADGMGVKVGDTLLMLAPQGSISPAGFAPRMRQFTVVGVFSSGHYEYDSSLAFVDNEDAAKVFRDSGTAGVRLRIADMQKAPEVAAELRNVLPPYVMASDWSRNNRTWFAAVQTEKRMMFLILALIVAVAAFNLLSSLVMAVKDKQSDIAILRTLGAGPGEVARIFLVQGALIGVIGTLLGVAGGILIAYNVDVIVPFIERLLGVHFLPREIYFISALPSDPQVGDIVTIGVTSLVLSLLATLYPSWRASRLQPAQVLRHD, via the coding sequence TTGGCCCGGATCCGCCAGCGACGCGGCCGCCGCGATCGCTTCATCTCTTTCATCGCGGCCAGTTCCATGGCCGGCATCGCGCTGGGCGTCGCCGCCCTGATCGTGGTGCTATCGGTCATGAACGGCTTCCAGAAAGAGGTCCGTGACCGCATGCTGTCGGTGCTGCCGCACATCGAACTCTACATTCCCGGCGCCGCGCCCGAGCGCGTGCTGGAACAATGGCAGCAGTTCGCGGATGCCGCCAAACGCAATCCCGAGGTCAAGGCCGGCGCGCCGTTCGTGGCCGCGCAAGGCATGCTGGTGCGCGGCCAGGCGCTGCGCGGGGTGCAGGTGCGCGGCATCGACCCGGCCACCGAAGGCAACGTGTCCGACCTGCCGCGGCAGATGGTGTCGGGCAAGCTGGCCGACCTGAAACCGGGCGGCTTCGGCGTGGTGCTGGGCAACGAGCTGGCCGACGGCATGGGCGTGAAGGTGGGCGATACGCTGCTGATGCTGGCGCCGCAGGGCTCGATCAGCCCGGCCGGCTTCGCGCCGCGCATGCGCCAGTTCACCGTGGTGGGCGTGTTCTCTTCGGGCCACTACGAATATGATTCCTCGCTGGCCTTCGTCGACAACGAAGACGCCGCCAAGGTGTTCCGCGACAGCGGCACCGCCGGCGTGCGCCTGCGCATCGCCGACATGCAGAAGGCGCCCGAAGTCGCGGCCGAGCTGCGCAACGTGCTGCCGCCGTACGTCATGGCCAGCGACTGGTCGCGCAACAACCGCACCTGGTTCGCCGCCGTGCAGACCGAAAAGCGCATGATGTTCCTGATCCTGGCGCTGATCGTCGCGGTGGCCGCGTTCAACCTGCTGTCGTCGCTGGTGATGGCGGTCAAGGACAAGCAGTCGGACATCGCCATCCTGCGCACGCTGGGCGCCGGACCGGGCGAAGTGGCCCGCATCTTCCTGGTGCAGGGCGCGCTGATCGGCGTCATCGGCACGCTGCTGGGCGTGGCCGGCGGCATCCTCATCGCCTACAACGTCGACGTGATCGTGCCGTTCATCGAGCGCCTGCTGGGGGTGCACTTCCTGCCGCGCGAAATCTATTTCATCAGCGCCCTGCCGTCCGATCCGCAGGTGGGCGACATCGTGACCATCGGCGTGACCTCCCTGGTGCTGTCGCTGCTGGCGACCTTGTATCCCAGCTGGCGCGCCTCGCGCCTGCAACCCGCACAGGTGCTGCGCCATGATTGA
- a CDS encoding Regulatory protein, RpfE type gives MLIVIPGALPALPVAAELAKLLPQRAPTLHRWLQAGSARVQAHDIRTQGCTAFEAWQLRRAGYTPEAGLLPGAGLGPLLAAGQPADGPVWLAELVHLALGTDQATLLDPALMELRDDETAALLDTARPLFEDTGFAVQALSASRWRLRLPDGLRPQTASPLAVAGQRLNDWWRQDAETRPWRRLLNEIQMSWHEHPANEARAARGLPPVNALWLYGGGTPWTMRPAGPEQVMTELDAAQRAGDWAAWLDALAALDRRLQALAGPKGLPDAPAELLLLGDDRSATLTLKPRGGLLGLLPAPKKNWSAWWSHPA, from the coding sequence ATGCTGATCGTCATCCCGGGCGCCTTGCCCGCCCTTCCCGTCGCCGCGGAACTGGCCAAACTGCTGCCCCAGCGCGCGCCCACCCTGCACCGCTGGCTGCAGGCCGGCAGCGCCCGGGTCCAGGCCCACGATATCCGTACCCAGGGCTGCACCGCGTTCGAAGCCTGGCAACTGCGCCGGGCGGGCTACACGCCCGAGGCCGGCCTGCTGCCGGGCGCCGGACTGGGCCCGCTGCTGGCCGCCGGCCAGCCCGCGGACGGCCCTGTCTGGCTGGCCGAACTGGTCCACCTGGCCCTGGGCACCGACCAGGCCACCCTGCTCGATCCCGCCCTGATGGAACTGCGCGACGACGAAACCGCCGCGCTGCTGGACACCGCCCGCCCCCTGTTCGAAGACACCGGCTTCGCGGTCCAGGCGCTGTCGGCCTCCCGCTGGCGCCTGCGCCTGCCGGACGGCCTGCGGCCGCAGACCGCCAGCCCCCTGGCGGTGGCCGGCCAGCGCCTGAACGACTGGTGGCGCCAGGATGCCGAAACCCGGCCATGGCGCCGTCTGCTCAATGAGATCCAGATGTCGTGGCACGAGCACCCGGCCAACGAAGCCCGCGCCGCGCGCGGCCTGCCGCCGGTCAACGCCCTCTGGCTGTATGGCGGCGGCACGCCCTGGACCATGCGCCCGGCCGGCCCGGAACAGGTCATGACCGAGCTGGACGCTGCGCAGCGCGCCGGCGACTGGGCCGCCTGGCTCGACGCCCTGGCCGCGCTCGACCGGCGCCTGCAAGCGCTGGCCGGTCCCAAGGGCCTGCCGGACGCGCCCGCCGAACTGCTGCTGCTGGGCGACGACCGCAGCGCCACCCTCACCCTGAAACCGCGCGGGGGCCTGCTCGGCTTGCTGCCCGCGCCCAAGAAAAACTGGAGCGCCTGGTGGTCTCACCCCGCTTAA
- the recJ gene encoding single-stranded-DNA-specific exonuclease RecJ: MVSPRLTVRRADLAACHVLESSGIHPLLARLWAARGVVHPDQTRLAWPSLLPPAGLTHSTHAAGVLADAIQAGKKLLIVADYDCDGATACAVGLRALSAMGADVDFLVPNRFETGYGLSPAVVELACRHRAGKPDIIITVDNGIASVDGVAAANAAGIGVVITDHHLPGDTLPDALAIVNPNQPGCGFPSKNLAGVGVIFYMMLALRAELRRRGVYAPDGGPRLDALSDLVALGTVADVVKLDANNRLLVTQGLQRMRSGRLQPGLRALFAVAGREPRSANGFDLGFALGPRINAAGRLADMSLGIACLTTDDEAQALEMARELDNINRERRSIEAEMREQALAAMEAPDAAPGATVCVFDPGWHQGVVGLVASRLKEKFWRPTLAFAPAGDDEIRGSGRSIPDVHLRDVLDLVSKRHPNLIRKFGGHAMAAGLTLGRNDFPAFAPAFDAAVRELTGRDSFEPVIETDGSLESGYANAEVAGLLQQQVWGAGFAAPLFLDEFVVRNQRLVGEKHLKLSLERGQQRFDAIWFGHDQSLPERIQAAYRLEQNVWNGMVSVQLVIEHAA; this comes from the coding sequence GTGGTCTCACCCCGCTTAACCGTCCGCCGCGCCGACCTCGCCGCCTGCCATGTCCTGGAATCCTCGGGCATCCATCCCCTGCTGGCGCGCCTGTGGGCCGCGCGCGGCGTCGTCCATCCCGACCAGACCAGGCTGGCCTGGCCCTCGTTGCTGCCGCCGGCCGGCCTGACCCATTCGACCCACGCCGCCGGCGTGCTGGCCGACGCCATCCAGGCCGGCAAGAAGCTGCTGATCGTGGCCGACTATGACTGCGACGGCGCCACCGCCTGCGCCGTCGGCCTGCGCGCCCTGTCGGCCATGGGCGCCGACGTCGACTTCCTGGTGCCCAACCGCTTCGAGACCGGCTACGGCCTGTCGCCCGCCGTGGTCGAGCTGGCCTGCCGCCATCGCGCCGGCAAGCCCGACATCATCATCACCGTGGACAACGGCATCGCCAGCGTCGACGGCGTGGCCGCGGCCAACGCCGCCGGCATCGGCGTGGTCATCACCGACCACCACCTGCCGGGCGACACGCTGCCGGACGCCCTGGCCATCGTCAATCCGAACCAGCCGGGCTGCGGCTTCCCGTCCAAGAACCTGGCGGGCGTCGGCGTCATCTTCTACATGATGCTGGCGCTGCGCGCCGAGCTGCGCCGCCGCGGCGTCTACGCCCCCGATGGCGGGCCGCGCCTGGACGCGCTGTCCGACCTGGTGGCGCTGGGCACGGTGGCCGACGTGGTCAAGCTGGACGCCAACAACCGCCTGCTGGTGACCCAGGGGCTGCAACGCATGCGCAGCGGCCGCCTGCAACCTGGGCTGCGCGCCCTGTTCGCCGTGGCCGGGCGCGAGCCGCGCAGCGCCAACGGCTTCGACCTGGGCTTCGCGCTGGGCCCGCGCATCAACGCCGCCGGCCGGCTGGCCGACATGAGCCTGGGCATCGCCTGCCTGACCACCGACGACGAGGCCCAGGCGCTGGAAATGGCGCGCGAACTGGACAACATCAACCGCGAGCGCCGCAGCATCGAGGCCGAGATGCGCGAACAGGCGCTGGCCGCCATGGAGGCGCCCGACGCCGCGCCGGGCGCCACGGTCTGCGTGTTCGACCCGGGCTGGCACCAGGGCGTGGTGGGCCTGGTGGCCTCGCGCCTGAAAGAGAAATTCTGGCGCCCCACCCTGGCCTTCGCCCCGGCCGGCGACGACGAAATCCGCGGCTCGGGCCGTTCGATTCCCGACGTGCACCTGCGCGACGTGCTCGACCTGGTGTCCAAGCGCCACCCCAACCTGATCCGCAAGTTCGGCGGCCACGCCATGGCGGCCGGCCTGACGCTGGGCCGCAACGACTTCCCGGCCTTCGCCCCCGCCTTCGACGCGGCCGTGCGCGAACTGACCGGTCGCGACAGCTTCGAGCCGGTCATCGAGACCGATGGCTCGCTGGAATCCGGCTACGCCAATGCCGAGGTTGCCGGCCTGTTGCAGCAACAGGTGTGGGGCGCGGGTTTCGCCGCGCCGCTGTTCCTGGACGAGTTCGTGGTGCGCAACCAGCGCCTGGTCGGCGAGAAGCACCTGAAACTGTCGCTCGAACGCGGCCAGCAGCGCTTCGACGCCATCTGGTTCGGCCACGACCAGTCGCTGCCCGAACGCATCCAGGCGGCCTACCGGCTGGAGCAGAATGTGTGGAACGGGATGGTGTCGGTCCAGCTGGTAATCGAACACGCTGCATGA